The genomic region GGCAACAGCGATCGTCCAGAAGGAGCACCGGGGTGTCTCCGACCCTGAGCAGGCGTGGATCCTTGGCGAGCTCATCCGCTACCTGGAGCACGAGCGATCCGGCGCCCTCGAACTCGACGACATGGGACAGCACTGGGTCGCCGTGCGTGAGGCAGTCGCTGCCGGCACGCTCCGCGCCAACGACCCCCACGCCCCCGAAGTCGTCTCTCGCTTCGACGCGCTCCTCAGATACGCGTCCCTGCGCCTTGGGCAACGCCTTGGTACCGATGTCGTCCAGAACCTGTCGCGCAAGGACGTTGCTGATCCCAAGCTCCGCGGGGCCGAGCTGGTGAAGTCGCTCGCCGAATCGGGCGTGCTCACCGGCTCCATCAAAATCCCAGGCGCCGTGGGTCCGATCACCGTCACCGCTGACCTTCGCGCGTCGCAGGTCTCCTGCCATGTGGACGTCCCGGCACCCCAGACGGGACGGTCAACGACGCGAGTCAACTGGTTGGTGCGGCAGCTGAAGGACGCCCCGGACGACGTGCGGATCGAAGCGTTTGCCGCCCGAGTGCGTGGCGGGGGAGCGGCGGAACTTCTCCGAGCTGTACGAGAAGAGCCAAAGGTGCTGATCGAGGACCCCGCGCGCGAATTGAAGTCGTTCCGCGTCGCGCGCGTGGCAGCGATGGGAAGCAAGCGAGGCCGAGGCCGAGGTGCGTTCATCGACACTGTGCTCGACACCCTGGACGGTTTCTACGGAGACGTGGTTCAGAACGTGAAGCCTTGGGCGCCTGCCCCGCCGAAGCTTCGAGATCCAGTGGCGCCAGATCCCGAAGCGGACAGCCTGAGCTCGACGGACCTGTCGTCCCAGGACGAAGGCGTCTCTCTCGCTCCGAGGTAGTCGCGCCGAACGATGCGAGTCTCCGCGAGTCCGATCGTGGCCCTGCGGGAGGGTCGAGGCGCTCGAGCCTCGGCAGACACTTGTGTAGCGGTAACGCTAGATTAAAGCCATGCTCTCTGTCCCGGAGTTTGCGGCCGAGGTGGGTATCTCCGTCGCCAGGGCCCGCCAGCTTGCCGTAGCCGGCCGAGTGCGAGCCGAGAAAGTCGGGTCGCAGTGGGCGATCGCCGAGGCCGAGGTCAACCGGTGGACCGCCATGCCGTCACGCCCGATGGCCGAGCGAGTCTCGTGGGCGGCTGCGGCGATGGCAGACGGGGATCCCGCCGATTGGCTGGAGTCGAGTGAACGGTCTCGGCTCCGTAGGCGCTTGACCTCCCTGACCGACTCGAGCGACCCGGTCGCTCGCGTCCAGGCGTGGATGCGGTCACGGGCTGTCGTTGGGTGGTGGCACGCGGGCGCCGAGTCACTGCCCGAGCTGGCGAAGCGTGTGCGGCTCTCCGGGGTCTCGAGTCTGGACTCGCGGATTTCCTCGGGAGGGTTGGTGGAGGGATATGTCCGACCGGGAGAGCTGGAAGCTCTCGTCGATGAGTTCTGGTTGGTGCCCGCTGACCCTGGTCAAGGCGAGGTTCTATTGAGGGTGAGCGACTTCGGTCGCGATCGTGTGCCACGGCTCATGGTTGCTGCTGACCTCGCCGACCATCGTCGAGCGCGCGAGGTCGATGCCGCGGAACGAGTGATCCGCGAGGTGCTCAAGGATGGACTCTGGTGACCGGCGTTCATGTCACGTCGACGAGGTCAGCCGGCCGGTCACTTCGAGCCGTTCGCTGGTCCACGCCAACCGATCCGTGCCCACATTTTGCCCACATTTGTCCGTGATCTGGCGTGAAGCCGACCGGTATGACGTGAGGCAGAATGACTGCAATTCCAGACCTTACTGGACATCGCCGCAGGTCAGAGAATTGCCAAGAACGAGTTCAAATCCCACCGCCACCGCGTGACGAAGACCCCCGATCAACACTGGGATTCCAGTGTTGTCGGGGGTCTTCTCTTTGTCTCAGAAGTCGCTTTGGGCACATTTTGGGCACACTTTTCTCAGGACCCGAATGATGCCGAGCAGAAAAGCCGATGCAGGTTCGGGACGTCCACGGACTTGCGGCCCGTGAACCGGCGCGACGGTTCGCTGTGCCTGGCGATTTGGGACTGCCCCCGGTTTGGTTGACACCTGACGTGTGAGGATTCGTTCCTCGCAGGAGAGGATGTCGCCATGCCAGCGCCCTATCCCAAGGAGTTCCGCGACGATGTCGTGGCTGTGGCCCGTCAGGGCCAGGCTCCGTTGTCGCAGATCGCCAAGGACTTCGGGATCTCTGAAGGGACCCTGTCGAACTGGTTGAAGAAGGCCGACATCGAGGACGGTCACCGGCCCGGGCTGACCGAGGCCGACCGTGCCGAGCTGCGTGAGGCCAAGAAGCGGATCCGGCTGCTCGAGCAGGAAAACGAGGTCCTGCGGCGGGCTGCGGCGTATCTGTCGCAGGCTAATCTGCCGGGAAAATAGCCTTCCCGCTCGTCCGCGAGATGGCCGCGGCCGGCGCCCCTGTTCGGGTGCCGGTCGCGGTGGCGAGCAGGGTCCTGGGGCTCTCGACCCAGGGGTACTACAAGTGGCTCAAGGACCCCGTCAGCCAGCGTGACTTCGACGACGCGCACCTCATCGACGTGCTCTACGACCTCCACGAGGACGACGCCACGTTGGGCTACCGGTTCCTGACCGACGAGCTCGCCGATGAGCACGGCATCACTGTCGGTGAGAACCGCGTCCACCGGCTCTGTCAGGTCGCTGGCATCACCGCCTCGCACCACAAGAAGCGGTCCAAGGCCGGCAGCACCGGGCCGCCGCCGCACGACGACCTTCTGGCCGTGGTCGACGAGCACGGTGTCGTCCGGCACGAGTTCGTCGCCGACGCCCCGAACAAGGTCTGGCTCTGGGACATCTCCGAACACCCCACCCGCGAAGGCAAGCTCTACATCTGCGCAATCAAGGACGTCTTCTCCAACAGGATCGTCGGCTACTCCATCGACACCCGGATGAAGGCATCGTTGGCGCAGTCGGCGATGCGCAACGCGATCGCGCTGCGCGCACCAGAGGCCACGGTGTGTCATTCGGACAGGGGCGGTCAATTCAGGGCCAAACGCACCCAGGCCCTCTTGGCCAACCATGGGCTGGTCGGCTCGATGGGCCGCTCCTACGGCGCCGGGGACAACGCGAGCATGGAGAGCTTCTTCGCCCTCCTGCAGAAGAACGTCCTCAACACCCGCCGCTGGGACACCCGCGACGAACTCCGCCTTGCGATGGTCCGCTGGATCGAGACCAAGTACAACCGACGACGCCGACAACGCGCCCTCGGCAAGCTCACCCCGACCGAGTTTGAGATGATCTACACGACCGCAACCGCGGCCTAATCAGCACAAACCCCGAGTGTCAACCAAACTCGGGGCAGTCCCTTCTGTTGTGAGCTCTGCGAGAGCTGAGTCCGGCTGGGATGTGAGCGGATTGGTCGGCAGTGCGGCACTAGTGCGACGGAATCGCTATATTAGTGTCATGTTGAGCGTGTCCGAGTTTGCCGGTGCCGTGGGGCTCTCCGTGGCGCGCGCTCGCCAGCTTGCGGCGGGTGGGCAGGTTCGGGCAGAAAAGGTCGGGTCGCAGTGGGTTATCGCTGACGGTGAGGTCAACCGTTGGAGGGCCCTGCCGTCGCGTCCGATGTCCGAGCGGGTTGCGTGGGCTGCGGTGGCGATGGCTGATGGGCTATCAGTCGACGGCCTGGAGTCGAGCGAACGGTCGCGACTGCGTCGGCGTTTGAGCTCACTCGCCGAGTCAAGCGACCCGGTCGCGCAGGCACAGGCGTGGATGCGGTCGCGGGGTGACGTCTCGTGGTGGCACGCGGATGCGGAGTCGCTGCCGGGCCTAGCCGAGCGGGTTCGTCTCTCCGGAGTGGCCAACCCGAGTGCAGGGTTGTCTTCGGGCGGGTTGGTCGAGGGTTACCTCCTGCCCGGCGAGTTGAAGTCGCTCGTGGACGAGTTCTGGTTGGTACCAGCCGACCCTGGATCCGGGGAAGTGGTGGTGAGGGTGAGCAGCTTCGTGCGGGACCGCGCGCCTCGCCTCATGGTCGTTGCTGACCTCGCGGACCACCGCCGGCCCCGAGAGATTGCCGCTGCGGAGCGAATCATCCGCGAGGTGCTCGAGGAGCGTCTCTGGTGACCGACGTTCCCGTCACCTCGGCAGGTCAGGAAGCGTCGTGGCACGCACTGCTCGACCTGCATGATGCGGTCCCCGAGGCATGGGTCCTGGTCGGCGGGCAGATGGTGCAACTCCACGCGGCCGAGCGCGGCTACCGGTTCGTGCGACCAACCGATGACGCGGATGCCGTCCTGGACGTGAAGTTGAATCCGTCGATCCTTCATGACGTGACCGCGGCGCTGGTGATGATGGGGTTCGAGTCGGCGGGGGTGTCCGCGTCCGGAGTGGAGCACCGGTGGCAGCGTGGCGAGGCGCAGATCGATGTCCTCATCCCGCAAGGACTCGGTGAGCGACTCCGTGCACAAGTCGTGGGCATCTCCGGGTCGCCGACCGTTGAGACGCCGGCGGGACAGATCGCGGTCGACCTCTCCGAAGTCGTCGACGTGCAGGTCGGCGACCGGGTGGGACACGTACGCCGACCAACTCTCCTCGGCGCCTTGATCGCGAAGGCGGCTGCAGACACGACGGTCAGCGTCTCCAGCGCTGCTGCCGGTCGTCACCTCGAGGACTTCGTGACGCTGTCCGCAATGCTCAAGGTCTCCGACCTCGCCGGGACGACCTCGACCAAGAGCCAGCGACGATACGTGGCCAAGGCACTCAAGAAGGTGGCGCCGCGGTTCGACCTGCAGGAGCAGCATCCGGACTCACGGGTCGGCCTAGCCCGGCTGTCGAGATGGGTCGGGCAAGAGGATTCCGAGTAGCTCGCCGTTCGGCGCGCCGGGCGATCCGTGCCCACATTTTGCCCACATTTGTCCGTGATCTGACGTGAAGTCGACATCCTCGACGCGATGCAGAATCACTGCAATTTCAAGTACTTCGGACATCGCTGCAGGTCCGAGAATCGCCAAGAACGAGTCCGAATCCCACCGCCACGGCTGAGTCTTACCTCTATCTCACAGGAGCCGGCGGGGTCACGCCTTGCTCGGTAGGCGGATGACGCCCAGCTGCGAGCCGAAGCCCGCTGGCGCCACCGCGCGACGACGGATCGGAGCTCGCAGCGCGAGAGCACTCCGTGTGAATGATCGAGGTCGCGATGTAAATAGAATGTTTCCACTCTTGATGTTTGATCAAATATCAGCAAGATTGATCTGGCACACAACCCCCGAAGGAGTGCCACTCATGTTCCCCAGCCGCCGCCGCCTTGCTGCCTTCGCAGTGCCGTTGCTGCTCGTCCCCGCCGCCTGCGGGGGCGGGTCCGAGGATGACGCCGATCTCCAGCAGGTCGACTACCTCACCTCGTTCAACACCTTCGGGCGCGACGCCTACGTGTATGTCGCGATCGAGAAGGGCTACTTCGAGGACGAGGGCCTCGAAGTCGACGTCAAGCCCGGAACCGGCAGCGTCGACGTCATGAAGCTGGTCGCGAGCGGTCAGGCCGACTTCGGCGCCGCGGACTTCTCGACGGTCGCCGCGACGGTCGCGAACGAGGACATCCCCGTCAAGGCGGTCGGCATGGTCCACCAGCAGTCGCTCGCCGCGATCGTGACTCTGGCCGACACCGGCATCGAGGACCCCGCCGAGCTCGAGGGGGCCTCGATCGCCGACCAGGCCGGCTCCACCAACCAGGTGCTGTTCCCGGCCTACGCCGAGGCCGCAGGCTTCGACGGGTCGTCGGTCACCTTCGTCCCCTCGGCGCCGCCGTCCCTGCCGCAGCTCCTGGCCTCGGGCCAGGTCGACGCCATCGGCCAGTTCGTCGTGGGCAAGGGACTCATCGAGGCCGCGGCGCAGGGCCGTGAGGCGAAGTTCTTCCCCTACAGCGAGTTCCTCCCCGACCTCTACGGCAACGCTGTCGTCGCCTCGGACACCTTGATCGCCGACGACCCCGAGCTCGTCGAGAAGTTCACCCGCGCGCTCCTGCGTGGCCTGGAGTACTCGATCGAGAACCCGGAGGAGACCGGGGACATCCTCGCCCAGTACCAGCCCACGCAGGACCCGGCCGTCGCTGCCGGCGAGGTGGAGCTCATGGCTGACTACGTGACGGGTGACGACGACGCCCTGCTCGGTTCAATCGACGAGGAGCGGGTGGCATCGATCATTGAAGAGCTCACGCAGGGTGGTGCGGTCACCAAGCCGGTCGAGGCCGGCGATCTCGTCGCCTTGGACCTGACGCCGAAGGACTGATCCATGATCACGATCGAGAACGTCGACCACCGTTTCGCGACGCGCAACGGGCCGGTCCACGCCCTGACCGACATCGACCTGACGGTGGGTGACAACGAGTTCGTCACCCTCGTGGGTCGGTCCGGTTGCGGCAAGTCGACCCTCCTGCGGATCGTCGCGGGCCTCATCCAGCCGACGTCAGGGTCGGTCACGATCCACGGCACACCGGTCACTCGCCCTCGCAAAGAGGTGAGCGTGATGTTCCAGAAGCCGGCGCTCCTGCCCTGGCGCAACGTCCTCAGCAACGTGCTCCTGCCGGCCGAGACCCTCGGGCTCGACAAGACGGCCGCTCGTCGTCGGGCGCACGAGCTACTCGAGCTGACCAACCTCACGCCCTTCGCGAAGGCACTGCCGAAGGAGCTGTCCGGCGGGATGCAGCAGCGCGTCGCCCTGTGCCGCGCGCTGCTGAGCGAGCCGGACGTGCTGCTGATGGACGAGCCCTTCTCCGCGCTCGACGCACTGACTCGCGAGGAGCTCTCGATCGAGCTGCAGCGGATCAGGCTGGAGCAGGACACGAGCTTCGTGTTCGTGACGCACTCGATCGAGGAGGCCGTCCTGCTCGCAGACCGCGTCGTCGTCATGAATCAGAGACCCGGAAGCATCCGTCGCATCGTCGACATCGACGTCCCTCGCCCGCGCAGCCTGGGCCACAACAGCCACACCGAACGCGTGACCGAGCTGAGTGCCGAGCTGCACGAGCTGCTGATTCCGGTGGAGGCCGCATGACCTCCCTCGCCGCCGCGACGCCGAAGGACTCGACCGGCGCCGAAGGGCTCCGATCCCGCAAGGCCCGC from Aeromicrobium sp. Sec7.5 harbors:
- a CDS encoding IS3 family transposase (programmed frameshift), whose protein sequence is MPAPYPKEFRDDVVAVARQGQAPLSQIAKDFGISEGTLSNWLKKADIEDGHRPGLTEADRAELREAKKRIRLLEQENEVLRRAAAYLSQANLPKIAFPLVREMAAAGAPVRVPVAVASRVLGLSTQGYYKWLKDPVSQRDFDDAHLIDVLYDLHEDDATLGYRFLTDELADEHGITVGENRVHRLCQVAGITASHHKKRSKAGSTGPPPHDDLLAVVDEHGVVRHEFVADAPNKVWLWDISEHPTREGKLYICAIKDVFSNRIVGYSIDTRMKASLAQSAMRNAIALRAPEATVCHSDRGGQFRAKRTQALLANHGLVGSMGRSYGAGDNASMESFFALLQKNVLNTRRWDTRDELRLAMVRWIETKYNRRRRQRALGKLTPTEFEMIYTTATAA
- a CDS encoding ABC transporter ATP-binding protein, encoding MITIENVDHRFATRNGPVHALTDIDLTVGDNEFVTLVGRSGCGKSTLLRIVAGLIQPTSGSVTIHGTPVTRPRKEVSVMFQKPALLPWRNVLSNVLLPAETLGLDKTAARRRAHELLELTNLTPFAKALPKELSGGMQQRVALCRALLSEPDVLLMDEPFSALDALTREELSIELQRIRLEQDTSFVFVTHSIEEAVLLADRVVVMNQRPGSIRRIVDIDVPRPRSLGHNSHTERVTELSAELHELLIPVEAA
- a CDS encoding ABC transporter substrate-binding protein encodes the protein MFPSRRRLAAFAVPLLLVPAACGGGSEDDADLQQVDYLTSFNTFGRDAYVYVAIEKGYFEDEGLEVDVKPGTGSVDVMKLVASGQADFGAADFSTVAATVANEDIPVKAVGMVHQQSLAAIVTLADTGIEDPAELEGASIADQAGSTNQVLFPAYAEAAGFDGSSVTFVPSAPPSLPQLLASGQVDAIGQFVVGKGLIEAAAQGREAKFFPYSEFLPDLYGNAVVASDTLIADDPELVEKFTRALLRGLEYSIENPEETGDILAQYQPTQDPAVAAGEVELMADYVTGDDDALLGSIDEERVASIIEELTQGGAVTKPVEAGDLVALDLTPKD
- a CDS encoding helix-turn-helix domain-containing protein, whose product is MLSVPEFAAEVGISVARARQLAVAGRVRAEKVGSQWAIAEAEVNRWTAMPSRPMAERVSWAAAAMADGDPADWLESSERSRLRRRLTSLTDSSDPVARVQAWMRSRAVVGWWHAGAESLPELAKRVRLSGVSSLDSRISSGGLVEGYVRPGELEALVDEFWLVPADPGQGEVLLRVSDFGRDRVPRLMVAADLADHRRAREVDAAERVIREVLKDGLW